A single window of Planctomycetia bacterium DNA harbors:
- the hisA gene encoding 1-(5-phosphoribosyl)-5-[(5-phosphoribosylamino)methylideneamino]imidazole-4-carboxamide isomerase — protein sequence MIIYPAIDLRAGQCVRLRQGDFQQETVYGNDPGQMALHWQSQGAKALHLVDLDGAKAGKPANLQALESIRKAVTIPLQVGGGLRTENDLNTIFELGIERAILGSQACKDPAWLAQMARRYPQRILLGIDAKNGLVATEGWLEVSSIKAIELAMDVASLPLAGIIYTDIAKDGMMAGPNIEALAEMSHATPLPLIASGGVTTADDVYRLRNMNLAGCIIGRALYEKSITLPQILSE from the coding sequence TTGATTATCTACCCTGCTATCGATCTCCGTGCAGGCCAGTGTGTTCGGCTCAGGCAAGGCGATTTTCAGCAGGAAACCGTTTACGGCAACGACCCCGGCCAGATGGCCCTGCATTGGCAAAGCCAGGGTGCCAAGGCATTGCACCTGGTTGATCTCGATGGCGCCAAGGCGGGCAAGCCAGCAAATCTGCAGGCACTAGAGTCTATTCGCAAAGCAGTCACAATCCCCTTGCAAGTGGGGGGTGGTTTGCGAACAGAAAATGATCTGAACACCATCTTTGAACTAGGCATCGAACGTGCCATCCTGGGTTCTCAAGCCTGCAAAGACCCGGCCTGGCTGGCACAGATGGCCCGGCGGTATCCTCAGCGCATTCTTCTCGGTATCGATGCCAAAAACGGACTGGTCGCTACCGAAGGCTGGCTCGAAGTTTCCTCGATCAAAGCCATCGAACTGGCGATGGACGTCGCATCATTACCATTGGCTGGCATCATCTACACCGACATCGCCAAAGACGGCATGATGGCCGGCCCCAATATTGAAGCGCTTGCCGAGATGTCGCACGCCACGCCACTGCCGCTGATTGCATCGGGTGGCGTGACGACGGCAGACGATGTCTACCGCCTGCGCAATATGAACCTGGCGGGCTGCATCATCGGCCGGGCACTTTACGAAAAATCCATTACTCTCCCTCAAATCCTCTCGGAGTAA
- a CDS encoding MmgE/PrpD family protein, which translates to MSSLPLARRFAQYACKLQYDHIPAGVLHEAKRRFLDSFATAVGAMPADAYHIAKKVAGHMSSTPGASLLGGGTSSIEWATFVNGLLIRYLDFNDTYLSKEPAHPSDNLAAVLSVGEMVNATGKEMLVAAVLAYEIQCRLCDASSLRKYGIDHVTYGAISSCLAACKLLKLDETKTTHAVGIAGVCNAALRQTRAGEMSMWKGCAFANAAKQGVFAALLANEGMTGPAPIFEGELGFMKLLTRETFEVAPMGAENGPSKNDDDFMISHTYIKYWPVEYHAQSAVDAILQLRPQVGDWKNVEKIDIHTFDAAVDIIGKDPEKYRPTTRETADHSMPYCVAVALIEGDVGLDSFDDAHLKNAPLIELTNKVKLHRDASANARYPKSIPNKLTVTMRDGKTHVLEVVNPPGHALNKMTDAQVEKKFRACALAKFGETKVAAIVKNTLAMDTLGAGAAKTMIGWFA; encoded by the coding sequence ATGTCATCGTTACCCCTGGCGCGTCGGTTTGCTCAGTATGCCTGCAAGCTTCAGTATGATCACATCCCTGCTGGCGTACTGCATGAAGCCAAGCGTCGTTTTCTTGACAGTTTTGCTACCGCAGTGGGTGCCATGCCTGCTGATGCATATCACATCGCTAAAAAAGTTGCAGGGCACATGAGCAGTACACCCGGTGCCAGCCTGCTCGGCGGTGGCACCAGCAGCATTGAATGGGCCACCTTCGTCAACGGACTGCTCATTCGTTACCTCGATTTCAACGATACCTACCTGAGCAAGGAACCGGCACACCCCAGCGATAACCTGGCTGCGGTGCTCAGCGTCGGTGAAATGGTCAACGCGACCGGCAAGGAGATGCTGGTTGCAGCAGTGCTGGCGTATGAAATCCAGTGCCGATTGTGCGATGCCAGCAGCTTGCGGAAGTATGGGATCGATCATGTCACGTATGGCGCTATTTCATCGTGCCTGGCTGCCTGCAAACTGCTTAAGCTGGATGAAACCAAGACCACGCATGCGGTAGGTATCGCAGGAGTGTGTAATGCCGCCTTGCGACAAACTCGCGCCGGTGAAATGAGCATGTGGAAAGGCTGTGCCTTTGCCAATGCCGCCAAGCAGGGAGTGTTTGCAGCACTTCTGGCCAACGAAGGCATGACTGGCCCCGCTCCCATCTTTGAAGGCGAACTAGGGTTCATGAAACTGCTGACCCGCGAGACTTTTGAAGTTGCTCCGATGGGCGCAGAAAACGGCCCATCCAAGAACGATGACGACTTCATGATCAGCCACACGTACATCAAGTACTGGCCGGTGGAATATCATGCCCAGTCAGCGGTCGATGCGATCTTGCAACTGCGTCCGCAGGTGGGCGACTGGAAGAACGTCGAAAAGATTGACATTCACACGTTCGATGCTGCGGTCGATATCATCGGCAAAGATCCGGAGAAGTATCGTCCCACCACACGCGAGACGGCAGATCATTCCATGCCTTACTGTGTCGCAGTGGCGTTGATTGAAGGCGATGTGGGTCTGGACAGCTTCGATGATGCTCACCTAAAGAATGCTCCACTGATTGAACTGACCAACAAGGTGAAACTGCATCGCGATGCCTCTGCCAACGCACGTTATCCCAAGAGTATTCCCAACAAGTTGACCGTGACGATGCGCGATGGCAAGACACATGTGCTGGAAGTGGTGAATCCACCCGGACATGCCTTGAACAAAATGACCGATGCCCAGGTGGAAAAGAAGTTCCGAGCCTGTGCACTGGCCAAGTTTGGTGAAACGAAAGTTGCAGCGATCGTGAAGAACACGCTGGCAATGGATACGCTTGGCGCCGGCGCTGCGAAAACGATGATCGGTTGGTTTGCGTAA
- the ybaK gene encoding Cys-tRNA(Pro) deacylase, which yields MTPAIKLLEQAGVPFQVLTYEHDDACMEYGLEAAGKLQVDPASMFKTLVVKSDTGTLAIALLSVQDKVDLKKLAHAFGTRKADLADSTLAEKTTGYVIGGISPLGGRKKLMTFIDEAVILVETIYVSAGKRGMQLKLAADDLIRLTAASVVPLAVVSQG from the coding sequence ATGACCCCTGCGATCAAGTTGCTGGAACAAGCAGGTGTGCCTTTCCAGGTGCTGACCTACGAACATGATGATGCATGCATGGAGTACGGTCTGGAAGCAGCAGGCAAATTGCAGGTTGATCCAGCAAGCATGTTCAAAACGCTGGTCGTCAAAAGCGACACTGGCACCTTGGCGATAGCTTTGCTGAGTGTTCAGGACAAAGTCGATCTGAAAAAGCTGGCCCATGCGTTTGGCACACGGAAAGCTGACTTGGCCGATTCCACGCTGGCGGAGAAGACAACCGGCTATGTCATCGGTGGTATCAGTCCGCTCGGTGGTCGCAAGAAACTGATGACGTTCATCGACGAAGCGGTGATCCTGGTAGAAACAATTTATGTGAGTGCCGGGAAGCGAGGCATGCAGTTAAAACTGGCTGCCGACGATCTGATACGTCTTACTGCCGCCAGCGTGGTTCCGCTCGCGGTCGTCAGCCAGGGGTAA
- a CDS encoding PAS domain-containing protein, whose amino-acid sequence MLRSRLFLKIFLSYGLLLSALLLASAALKQALAEAESPLLQSPWFLAGILIAIALVVSYLIARMMMAPLVRLAAAAKALTKIQEPANSSTRDEIRTLAQVIDTLQDELQQHLTRHGQERDLSRTVLRSMIESVIVINPDEKVQFINEAACKLFKLQPNAVVGRKLWEVIRQRNIVETAEAILKDEPDPNQGQVFDLPSDRKVRMQAMKLTRNQRSGAVLVLHDVTDMHRLERMRQDFFSNVSHELKTPLAAMQATVETLLDGALHDPKHNVNFLARINENVDRLNRLVNDLLELSRIETGQQSIELTATPLIPALEACIQRFEHRTQARRQQLILAEGSQPVEALADDLALDQILDNLVDNAIKYTPEEGTITLKASKVPGYARFEIKDNGFGIAEKDLPRIFERFFRADRARDRQDPGTGLGLSIVKHLVQAQGGTIEVQSQLGQGSSFLVSLPLADDRERNHAGGSKTYQIVGSQF is encoded by the coding sequence ATGCTCCGTTCCCGACTGTTTCTGAAGATCTTCCTGTCGTACGGCCTGCTCCTCTCAGCACTGCTGCTCGCCTCGGCGGCGCTCAAGCAGGCCCTGGCAGAAGCTGAATCGCCTCTGCTGCAATCGCCCTGGTTCCTCGCAGGCATCCTTATCGCCATTGCCCTGGTGGTCAGTTATCTCATTGCCCGCATGATGATGGCTCCGCTGGTACGCCTGGCTGCCGCTGCCAAGGCACTTACCAAGATTCAGGAGCCTGCCAACTCTTCCACCCGCGATGAAATCCGCACTCTCGCCCAGGTGATCGATACTCTGCAGGATGAACTGCAACAACACCTGACCCGGCATGGTCAGGAACGTGACCTCTCACGCACCGTGCTTCGCTCGATGATCGAAAGCGTCATCGTCATCAACCCGGATGAAAAAGTGCAGTTCATCAACGAAGCTGCCTGCAAACTGTTTAAGCTGCAACCCAATGCTGTCGTCGGACGCAAACTGTGGGAAGTCATCAGACAACGAAACATCGTGGAAACGGCGGAAGCTATCCTGAAAGATGAACCGGACCCCAACCAGGGACAGGTTTTCGATCTGCCTTCCGACCGCAAGGTGCGTATGCAGGCGATGAAATTGACCCGCAATCAGCGCAGCGGCGCGGTGCTGGTGCTGCACGATGTCACCGATATGCACCGCCTGGAACGGATGCGGCAGGACTTTTTCTCCAACGTTTCACACGAACTGAAAACACCACTCGCTGCCATGCAGGCCACCGTGGAGACGCTGCTTGATGGCGCCTTGCATGACCCCAAGCACAATGTGAACTTCCTGGCACGTATTAACGAGAATGTAGATCGTCTCAATCGACTGGTAAACGATCTACTGGAACTGTCCCGCATTGAAACTGGTCAGCAGAGCATTGAATTGACTGCGACTCCGCTCATCCCCGCACTCGAAGCCTGCATCCAGCGGTTTGAACATCGCACGCAAGCCCGTCGCCAGCAACTCATCCTCGCTGAAGGCAGCCAGCCTGTCGAAGCCCTGGCAGATGATCTCGCGCTCGATCAGATTCTCGATAACCTGGTTGACAACGCCATCAAGTACACGCCGGAAGAAGGCACCATCACCTTAAAAGCCTCCAAGGTGCCAGGCTACGCCCGGTTTGAGATCAAGGACAACGGGTTCGGCATTGCCGAGAAAGACCTGCCTCGCATTTTTGAACGTTTCTTCCGTGCGGATCGTGCCCGCGACCGCCAAGACCCCGGCACCGGACTAGGGCTCAGCATTGTCAAACACCTGGTGCAAGCCCAGGGTGGCACCATCGAAGTGCAGAGCCAGTTGGGGCAAGGCAGCAGCTTCCTGGTGTCGTTACCCCTGGCTGACGACCGCGAGCGGAACCACGCTGGCGGCAGTAAGACGTATCAGATCGTCGGCAGCCAGTTTTAA